A window from Chryseobacterium vaccae encodes these proteins:
- a CDS encoding ABC transporter ATP-binding protein, which produces MPLQIINLTKKFGEQTALDQINISIDKNEIIGLLGPNGAGKSTLMKSIVGALKIDQGEIIFNGMNIAENEIACKRKIGFLPENNPLYLEMYIKEYLQFVANIHKIPASRVDEVIELVGITPEKSKKIGQLSKGYKQRVGLAQAIIHQPDLLILDEPTNGLDPNQIIEIRNVVKEIGQQKTVLLSTHIMQEVEALCSRVILIHKGVILQDCPIDEFKGRFNSLEEAFASYTAVS; this is translated from the coding sequence ATGCCGCTTCAGATAATCAATTTGACCAAGAAATTTGGCGAACAGACCGCACTTGACCAGATCAACATTTCTATTGATAAAAATGAAATCATCGGACTTCTCGGACCCAATGGTGCGGGAAAATCTACCCTGATGAAATCCATTGTCGGTGCTTTGAAAATTGATCAGGGTGAAATTATCTTTAACGGAATGAATATTGCTGAAAATGAAATTGCCTGTAAAAGAAAAATAGGTTTTCTTCCCGAGAACAACCCGTTGTACCTGGAAATGTACATCAAAGAATATCTTCAGTTTGTGGCCAATATTCATAAAATTCCGGCCTCCAGAGTAGATGAAGTGATCGAGCTGGTAGGCATTACTCCTGAAAAATCAAAAAAGATAGGGCAACTGTCTAAAGGATATAAACAAAGAGTCGGGCTTGCCCAGGCTATTATCCATCAGCCGGATTTACTGATTCTGGACGAACCTACCAATGGTCTTGATCCTAATCAGATTATTGAGATCCGGAATGTTGTGAAAGAAATCGGGCAGCAGAAAACTGTTCTTCTCTCTACCCACATCATGCAGGAGGTAGAAGCATTATGTTCGCGGGTTATTCTGATTCATAAAGGGGTAATTCTTCAGGACTGCCCTATTGATGAGTTCAAAGGCAGATTCAACAGCCTGGAAGAAGCTTTTGCAAGCTATACGGCTGTTTCATAA